One window from the genome of Cryptomeria japonica chromosome 6, Sugi_1.0, whole genome shotgun sequence encodes:
- the LOC131051074 gene encoding calmodulin calcium-dependent NAD kinase isoform X1, with translation MRFLVATLGLLIVAQRILNELYKYRACKRPTQHDKLMPVIELTEDGHVEKLEPFGEYVVRQLGIMTPDGDSRLSKLAEEYLRGDKSNSDRSRESILLYLSDMCPEDEIESLYKVITDELDSCILSYFAFHWDHSMFTINQVLQINSPKNKLQSAVYSATREQSAQRIVKNLKTKSVFSTLLQESKAIGHLPNLPSEHLPSLPNETNVVMPLLAKDRSPVLLLIGGGMGVGKSTAVKDIMKSPFWSNAAKDAVVVEADAFKETNVVYQALNSSGHHDLLEASELVHHESTDAAESLLVTALNEGRDVIFDGTMSWEPFVKQTIDMARDVHWRQYRRGPGYKRAEDGSVLEKYWEPVEDTDPPNGLKTNDKQLENGRKPYRTELVGVICDAHLAVVRGVRRAIMTKRAVRVKEQLNSIKRFAVALPNYYDLVDQVNIFSTNDIGGPAKIIGWKERQSKLLVDPENLNAVTKLAFLNENARSMYELYGSLNDTVELDKAMKEALSPERALRQKQLLSKIQSIETHLLHRNSSSIKSSHSASSLML, from the exons ATGCGTTTTCTTGTAGCAACTCTTGGGCTATTAATAGTAGCACAAAGAATTCTAAATGAACTTTATAAATATCGAGCCTGTAAGAGGCCTACGCAACATGATAAGTTGATGCCAGTGATAGAGCTGACAGAAGATGGGCATGTCGAGAAGCTTGAGCCGTTTGGGGAATATGTAG TTCGGCAACTTGGTATTATGACACCTGATGGTGATTCTCGCCTTTCCAAGCTTGCTGAAGAGTATTTGAGGGGAGATAAGAGCAATTCTGATCGGAGTCGAGAAAGCATCCTTTTGTATCTTTCTGATATGTGCCCTGAAGATGAAATTGAATCTCTCTATAAAGTGATAACAGATGAGCTAGATAGCTGCATACTAAGTTACTTTGCATTTCATTGGGATCACTCTATGTTTACGATTAATCAG GTTCTACAGATTAATTCTCCGAAGAATAAGCTTCAATCTGCTGTATATAGTGCTACCAG GGAACAAAGTGCTCAACGGATTGTGAAGAATCTCAAGACAAAAAGTGTATTTTCTACTTTATTACAGGAGTCTAAAGCTATTGGCCACCTCCCCAATCTTCCTAGTGAGCACCTCCCCAGTCTTCCTAATGAGACGAATGTAGTTATGCCACTGCTTGCCAAAGATAGAAGCCCTGTGCTGCTTCTAATTGGGGGTGGGATGGGAGTTGGAAAGAGCACGGCGGTCAAAGATATAATGAAAAG CCCTTTCTGGTCAAATGCAGCAAAAGATGCTGTGGTAGTAGAAGCAGATGCTTTCAAGGAAACAAATGTCGTATACCAAGCCTTGAATTCTAGTGGGCATCATGACTTGTTGGAAGCATCAGAACTG GTGCATCACGAATCAACCGATGCAGCAGAGTCTCTCCTTGTCACAGCCTTGAATGAGGGTCGTGATGTAATATTTGATGGCACAATGTCCTGGGAACCATTTGTTAAACAGACAATTGACATGGCTCGAGATGTCCATTGGAGACAATATAGGAGGGGTCCAGGCTATAAAAGAGCAGAGGATGGTTCTGTACTAGAAAAATACTGGGAACCAGTTGAGGATACTGATCCTCCCAATGGTTTGAAAACCAATGATAAGCAACTTGAAAATGGGAGGAAACCATACAGAACAGAGCTTGTTGGAGTCATCTGTGATGCACATCTTGCAGTAGTTCGTGGCGTGAG GAGAGCCATAATGACAAAACGAGCTGTGAGGGTTAAAGAGCAACTGAATTCAATCAAAAGATTTGCTGTTGCTCTTCCGAATTATTATGACTTGGTTGATCAAGTCAATATATTCAGTACTAATGATATTGGAGGCCCAGCAAAG ATAATAGGATGGAAAGAGAGGCAGAGTAAATTGCTTGTTGATCCTGAAAATCTCAATGCTGTGacaaagttggcctttttgaaTGAGAATGCAAGATCGATGTATGAATTGTACGGTTCACTGAATGACACAGTTGAGTTAGATAAGGCCATGAAAGAAGCATTATCTCCTGAAAGAGCCTTGCGTCAGAAGCAGTTGCTGAGTAAAATTCAATCCAttgaaactcatttgctacatAGAAATTCAAGCAGCATCAAATCCAGCCACTCTGCATCCTCTCTTATGCTCTGA
- the LOC131051074 gene encoding calmodulin calcium-dependent NAD kinase isoform X2: MRFLVATLGLLIVAQRILNELYKYRACKRPTQHDKLMPVIELTEDGHVEKLEPFGEYVVRQLGIMTPDGDSRLSKLAEEYLRGDKSNSDRSRESILLYLSDMCPEDEIESLYKVITDELDSCILSYFAFHWDHSMFTINQINSPKNKLQSAVYSATREQSAQRIVKNLKTKSVFSTLLQESKAIGHLPNLPSEHLPSLPNETNVVMPLLAKDRSPVLLLIGGGMGVGKSTAVKDIMKSPFWSNAAKDAVVVEADAFKETNVVYQALNSSGHHDLLEASELVHHESTDAAESLLVTALNEGRDVIFDGTMSWEPFVKQTIDMARDVHWRQYRRGPGYKRAEDGSVLEKYWEPVEDTDPPNGLKTNDKQLENGRKPYRTELVGVICDAHLAVVRGVRRAIMTKRAVRVKEQLNSIKRFAVALPNYYDLVDQVNIFSTNDIGGPAKIIGWKERQSKLLVDPENLNAVTKLAFLNENARSMYELYGSLNDTVELDKAMKEALSPERALRQKQLLSKIQSIETHLLHRNSSSIKSSHSASSLML; encoded by the exons ATGCGTTTTCTTGTAGCAACTCTTGGGCTATTAATAGTAGCACAAAGAATTCTAAATGAACTTTATAAATATCGAGCCTGTAAGAGGCCTACGCAACATGATAAGTTGATGCCAGTGATAGAGCTGACAGAAGATGGGCATGTCGAGAAGCTTGAGCCGTTTGGGGAATATGTAG TTCGGCAACTTGGTATTATGACACCTGATGGTGATTCTCGCCTTTCCAAGCTTGCTGAAGAGTATTTGAGGGGAGATAAGAGCAATTCTGATCGGAGTCGAGAAAGCATCCTTTTGTATCTTTCTGATATGTGCCCTGAAGATGAAATTGAATCTCTCTATAAAGTGATAACAGATGAGCTAGATAGCTGCATACTAAGTTACTTTGCATTTCATTGGGATCACTCTATGTTTACGATTAATCAG ATTAATTCTCCGAAGAATAAGCTTCAATCTGCTGTATATAGTGCTACCAG GGAACAAAGTGCTCAACGGATTGTGAAGAATCTCAAGACAAAAAGTGTATTTTCTACTTTATTACAGGAGTCTAAAGCTATTGGCCACCTCCCCAATCTTCCTAGTGAGCACCTCCCCAGTCTTCCTAATGAGACGAATGTAGTTATGCCACTGCTTGCCAAAGATAGAAGCCCTGTGCTGCTTCTAATTGGGGGTGGGATGGGAGTTGGAAAGAGCACGGCGGTCAAAGATATAATGAAAAG CCCTTTCTGGTCAAATGCAGCAAAAGATGCTGTGGTAGTAGAAGCAGATGCTTTCAAGGAAACAAATGTCGTATACCAAGCCTTGAATTCTAGTGGGCATCATGACTTGTTGGAAGCATCAGAACTG GTGCATCACGAATCAACCGATGCAGCAGAGTCTCTCCTTGTCACAGCCTTGAATGAGGGTCGTGATGTAATATTTGATGGCACAATGTCCTGGGAACCATTTGTTAAACAGACAATTGACATGGCTCGAGATGTCCATTGGAGACAATATAGGAGGGGTCCAGGCTATAAAAGAGCAGAGGATGGTTCTGTACTAGAAAAATACTGGGAACCAGTTGAGGATACTGATCCTCCCAATGGTTTGAAAACCAATGATAAGCAACTTGAAAATGGGAGGAAACCATACAGAACAGAGCTTGTTGGAGTCATCTGTGATGCACATCTTGCAGTAGTTCGTGGCGTGAG GAGAGCCATAATGACAAAACGAGCTGTGAGGGTTAAAGAGCAACTGAATTCAATCAAAAGATTTGCTGTTGCTCTTCCGAATTATTATGACTTGGTTGATCAAGTCAATATATTCAGTACTAATGATATTGGAGGCCCAGCAAAG ATAATAGGATGGAAAGAGAGGCAGAGTAAATTGCTTGTTGATCCTGAAAATCTCAATGCTGTGacaaagttggcctttttgaaTGAGAATGCAAGATCGATGTATGAATTGTACGGTTCACTGAATGACACAGTTGAGTTAGATAAGGCCATGAAAGAAGCATTATCTCCTGAAAGAGCCTTGCGTCAGAAGCAGTTGCTGAGTAAAATTCAATCCAttgaaactcatttgctacatAGAAATTCAAGCAGCATCAAATCCAGCCACTCTGCATCCTCTCTTATGCTCTGA